From the genome of Lentilactobacillus buchneri, one region includes:
- a CDS encoding DUF951 domain-containing protein, with protein MYDLNDLVEMKKPHPCGTNRWQIIRMGADIKIQCTGCGHIVMMPRREFDHKLKKILEKAEK; from the coding sequence ATGTATGATTTAAACGATTTAGTTGAAATGAAAAAGCCTCATCCATGCGGCACCAACCGCTGGCAGATCATTCGAATGGGTGCGGATATCAAAATCCAATGTACCGGCTGCGGCCACATTGTGATGATGCCCCGAAGAGAATTTGATCACAAATTAAAAAAGATCCTTGAAAAAGCTGAAAAATAA
- the ychF gene encoding redox-regulated ATPase YchF produces the protein MSLTAGIVGLPNVGKSTLFNAITKAGAEMANYPFATIDPNVGMVEVPDKRLDRIQELIPAKKVVPTTFEFTDIAGIVKGASKGEGLGNKFLENIRQVDAIVHVVRAFDDDNITTVSGKVDPLDDIDTINLELGIADLDSVNKRLGKVQRAAKGNDKEAKAELAVLEKIKPVLEDGGSVRSIDFDDDEQKIVKGLFLLTSKPVLYVANIAEDDMADPENSKYFPEIREFAAKEGAEAIAVAAGPEEEIAQLDDDEKAEFLEAEGVKEPGLNRLIRASYKLLGLQTFFTAGGKETRAWTFKKGTKAPQAAGIIHSDFERGFIRAEVMAFDDLDKLETPAAVKEAGKLRLEGKDYVMQDGDIVEFRFNV, from the coding sequence ATGTCTTTAACAGCAGGAATCGTCGGCTTACCAAACGTCGGCAAGTCGACTTTGTTCAATGCGATTACCAAGGCCGGAGCGGAAATGGCCAACTACCCATTTGCCACCATCGACCCCAACGTCGGGATGGTTGAAGTCCCCGACAAGCGCCTTGACCGAATTCAAGAATTAATTCCAGCCAAGAAAGTGGTTCCGACCACCTTCGAATTTACCGACATTGCCGGTATCGTTAAGGGTGCCAGCAAAGGTGAAGGACTTGGTAACAAGTTCTTGGAAAATATCCGTCAAGTTGATGCGATTGTCCACGTTGTCCGTGCATTTGACGATGACAACATTACCACGGTTTCCGGCAAGGTTGATCCACTGGACGATATCGACACCATTAATTTGGAATTGGGCATTGCCGACCTGGACTCCGTCAACAAGCGGTTAGGGAAGGTTCAACGCGCTGCCAAGGGTAATGACAAGGAAGCCAAAGCGGAATTGGCCGTTCTTGAAAAAATCAAGCCGGTTTTGGAAGACGGCGGTTCGGTTCGTTCAATCGACTTTGATGACGACGAGCAAAAGATTGTTAAGGGTCTATTCTTGTTGACCAGCAAACCGGTTCTCTACGTTGCCAATATCGCTGAAGACGACATGGCTGACCCGGAGAACTCCAAGTATTTCCCAGAAATCAGGGAATTCGCTGCCAAAGAGGGTGCCGAAGCAATTGCGGTCGCTGCCGGTCCCGAAGAAGAAATTGCCCAATTGGATGACGACGAAAAGGCTGAATTTCTGGAGGCTGAAGGAGTTAAGGAGCCCGGTTTAAACCGGCTTATCAGAGCCTCATACAAGCTTTTGGGCCTGCAGACCTTCTTCACTGCAGGTGGTAAGGAAACCCGTGCCTGGACCTTTAAGAAGGGTACCAAGGCCCCTCAAGCTGCCGGGATCATCCATTCAGACTTTGAGCGGGGCTTCATCCGTGCCGAAGTCATGGCCTTTGATGATTTGGACAAATTGGAGACACCAGCAGCAGTCAAGGAAGCAGGTAAACTGCGTCTTGAAGGAAAAGATTACGTCATGCAAGATGGCGATATTGTTGAATTTAGGTTTAACGTTTAG